A section of the Neorhizobium galegae bv. orientalis str. HAMBI 540 genome encodes:
- a CDS encoding extracellular solute-binding protein yields the protein MNTFTRLIGTAAVALVLGSGAAKAADLSFMSFTYAEEANKAIVQGVLDNFQKAEKLTVEPLGFAWGDMQKNIFLRARSKTLPDIAQLSERWLPTFASLDNLVDLNTVYGKDKLEVAFAPDALAMGNINGKQLALPLLSGSIGMVANKEVLAKAGINDAPKTVDDFKKALVAVRDKVPNSVPYSMATKNNGSILIDFMVWNWVHGGRIIDDAGKVVVDSRQSRDALGFMVGLMKDRLAAPEIDRPDSRRLLAQGASAFYLDAPQTRTFLRDFSGKGQAFDANVLPMPTPVLKAGDKSVSVQWGHLLVQFAANGKAKADDPADKFLTYIISDKVQTDLPLKMSALPVTKSARAAVADDAYLKNWSAATGDARRNEVGIWSNAADLTNIIGEEVQGALLGQKSADDAIKSMQARLTTSMEKAKKSE from the coding sequence ATGAACACCTTTACCAGACTGATCGGCACCGCCGCCGTCGCGCTTGTGCTCGGCTCGGGTGCCGCCAAGGCAGCCGACCTGAGCTTCATGAGCTTCACTTATGCGGAAGAGGCCAACAAGGCGATTGTCCAGGGTGTCCTGGACAATTTTCAGAAGGCTGAGAAGCTGACGGTCGAGCCGCTCGGCTTCGCCTGGGGCGATATGCAGAAGAACATCTTTTTGCGCGCCCGGTCGAAGACCCTGCCCGATATCGCCCAGCTTTCCGAACGCTGGCTGCCGACCTTCGCGAGCCTCGATAATCTCGTCGACCTGAACACGGTCTATGGCAAGGACAAGCTGGAAGTGGCTTTCGCGCCGGATGCGCTCGCCATGGGCAATATCAACGGCAAGCAGCTTGCACTGCCGCTTCTGTCCGGTTCGATCGGCATGGTGGCCAACAAGGAAGTTCTCGCCAAGGCCGGCATCAATGACGCTCCGAAGACCGTCGACGACTTCAAGAAAGCTCTGGTCGCGGTGCGAGACAAGGTGCCCAACTCGGTGCCGTACTCCATGGCGACCAAGAACAACGGCTCGATCCTGATCGACTTCATGGTCTGGAACTGGGTGCATGGTGGCCGGATCATCGATGACGCCGGCAAGGTCGTTGTCGACAGCCGGCAGAGCCGCGATGCGCTCGGCTTCATGGTCGGTCTCATGAAGGACCGCCTGGCGGCTCCGGAAATAGACCGTCCGGATTCGCGCCGTCTGCTGGCGCAGGGCGCTTCGGCCTTCTATCTCGACGCGCCGCAGACCCGCACCTTCCTGCGTGATTTCTCCGGCAAAGGCCAGGCCTTCGACGCCAACGTTCTGCCGATGCCGACGCCTGTGCTGAAGGCTGGTGACAAGTCTGTTTCCGTCCAGTGGGGCCATCTGCTCGTGCAGTTCGCGGCCAACGGCAAGGCCAAGGCGGATGACCCGGCCGACAAGTTCCTGACCTACATCATTTCGGACAAGGTACAGACGGACCTTCCGTTGAAGATGAGCGCGCTGCCGGTCACCAAGTCCGCCCGCGCGGCGGTTGCCGACGACGCCTATCTCAAGAACTGGTCGGCCGCGACGGGTGACGCCCGCCGCAACGAAGTCGGCATCTGGTCTAATGCCGCAGATCTCACCAACATCATCGGCGAGGAAGTGCAGGGCGCGCTGCTCGGCCAGAAGTCTGCCGACGATGCCATTAAGTCCATGCAGGCAAGGCTGACGACCAGCATGGAGAAGGCGAAGAAGTCGGAATAG
- a CDS encoding mandelate racemase/muconate lactonizing enzyme family protein → MRITKVDHWLVRMPFTEDILWGSGRRIGTTRLICRIETDTGIIGWGETISLIANVPAVFADIVAPLAIGYPVADAERFHRHVLGAGFYHHKRAAVMAICAMEMAMWDALGKQASLPLYAMWGGRWRKDVEAAAYLFTNDPKGLSERLKRFLDLGYTTFKVKIGFDERSDITLAETSRKVIGDHPLRLDVNGAWNPATAKRQLEKLKAFDPAYVEQPLELDDIAGHAALVANSSVPIALDESAYTLSDVGNIIRANAADVVLLDPHEAGGLWQTIKAAAICEAVGIPVTLHSGAELALSQSAYIHLAASLPNMSIAIDTERAYLGGDISPNPPVLKDGCFQVPEGPGLGLEVDIEMLEKYRVPGIAGAYLDTERKDWFPVKPAY, encoded by the coding sequence TTGCGCATTACCAAAGTGGACCACTGGTTGGTCCGTATGCCTTTTACCGAGGACATTCTCTGGGGGTCCGGCCGGCGAATCGGCACGACCCGGCTGATCTGCCGAATCGAAACGGACACGGGGATCATCGGCTGGGGGGAGACGATCTCGTTGATCGCGAACGTGCCGGCGGTGTTTGCCGATATCGTCGCGCCTCTGGCGATCGGATATCCGGTCGCGGATGCGGAACGTTTCCACCGGCATGTGCTCGGCGCCGGCTTCTACCACCACAAGCGTGCTGCGGTGATGGCGATCTGCGCCATGGAAATGGCAATGTGGGATGCGCTCGGCAAACAGGCGAGCCTGCCGCTTTATGCCATGTGGGGCGGCCGCTGGCGCAAGGATGTCGAGGCCGCAGCCTATCTCTTCACCAACGATCCCAAAGGTCTTTCCGAACGCCTGAAGCGGTTCCTCGATCTCGGATACACCACCTTCAAGGTGAAGATCGGCTTCGATGAAAGGAGCGACATCACGCTCGCCGAAACATCCCGAAAGGTGATCGGCGACCATCCGCTACGGCTCGACGTCAACGGCGCCTGGAACCCGGCGACCGCCAAACGCCAGCTCGAAAAGCTGAAAGCCTTCGATCCCGCCTATGTGGAACAGCCGCTGGAACTCGATGATATTGCCGGCCATGCGGCGCTGGTCGCAAATTCCTCCGTGCCGATCGCGCTCGACGAAAGCGCCTATACGCTGTCCGATGTCGGCAACATCATCCGCGCCAATGCAGCCGATGTCGTGCTGCTCGATCCGCACGAGGCAGGCGGTCTGTGGCAGACGATCAAGGCGGCTGCCATATGCGAGGCGGTAGGCATCCCGGTGACGCTGCATTCCGGCGCGGAACTGGCCCTGTCGCAATCGGCCTATATCCACCTCGCGGCCTCGCTTCCCAACATGTCGATCGCCATCGATACCGAACGCGCCTATCTCGGCGGCGATATCTCGCCCAATCCGCCGGTCTTGAAAGACGGCTGTTTCCAGGTGCCGGAAGGGCCGGGCCTCGGCCTCGAAGTGGATATCGAAATGCTCGAAAAATACCGCGTGCCCGGCATTGCCGGCGCTTATCTCGATACCGAGCGCAAGGACTGGTTCCCGGTCAAACCCGCCTATTAG
- a CDS encoding dihydrodipicolinate synthase family protein: MSKILAGAFPVLPTPFRDDGSIDEADFLSIIDFALESNVDGVVYPGVASEVDTLTPEERRRQVELLAERIGGRIPIIIGASDPDPKAAAKHVAQAAEIGAGAAMVMAPLSLGNDIAAQTAYFKEVAADAGVPIMLQNQPKPIGAGLTPEEVAAVANAVPEIRYVKEETAPCGQHLTRIKVAANGSLDAIFGGAGGRYVTDELARGAAGTMPAAELADIHAQMIHAWQKGDVATTRKLYNVSLPLLNFQAIFRMHMTKEVLRRRGVIKHTFVRGKGPKFDEGDAKELALLLAEADLPYTNHKPN; the protein is encoded by the coding sequence ATGAGCAAGATCCTTGCCGGGGCTTTCCCCGTTCTTCCCACACCGTTCCGCGACGACGGATCGATCGACGAGGCGGATTTCCTGTCGATCATCGATTTTGCGCTGGAAAGCAATGTCGACGGTGTCGTTTATCCTGGCGTCGCCAGCGAAGTGGACACGCTGACGCCGGAGGAGCGCAGGCGGCAGGTGGAACTGCTGGCGGAGCGGATCGGCGGGCGCATCCCGATCATCATCGGTGCCAGCGATCCGGACCCGAAGGCCGCGGCCAAGCACGTGGCGCAGGCGGCGGAGATCGGGGCAGGGGCGGCGATGGTGATGGCGCCGTTGTCTCTCGGTAACGACATCGCTGCCCAGACCGCCTATTTCAAAGAGGTGGCGGCTGATGCGGGCGTGCCGATCATGCTGCAGAACCAGCCGAAGCCGATCGGCGCGGGGCTCACGCCGGAAGAAGTGGCGGCGGTTGCCAATGCCGTGCCGGAAATCCGCTACGTCAAGGAAGAGACTGCACCCTGCGGCCAGCACCTGACCCGGATCAAGGTGGCTGCCAATGGTTCGCTTGATGCGATCTTCGGCGGTGCCGGCGGGCGATATGTCACCGACGAACTGGCGCGCGGTGCCGCCGGAACCATGCCGGCGGCCGAGCTTGCCGATATCCATGCGCAAATGATCCATGCCTGGCAGAAGGGCGATGTCGCGACCACGCGAAAACTCTACAACGTCTCGCTGCCGCTCCTGAATTTCCAGGCCATCTTCCGCATGCACATGACCAAGGAAGTGCTGCGCCGGCGCGGTGTCATCAAGCACACGTTCGTGCGCGGCAAGGGGCCGAAATTCGACGAGGGCGATGCCAAGGAACTGGCGTTGCTTCTGGCCGAGGCCGATCTGCCCTATACCAATCACAAGCCCAACTGA
- a CDS encoding SGNH/GDSL hydrolase family protein yields the protein MRFAEHLKSLEISGTRVFGDSITAGFNASRAELAWPALFADGVDGFPIRNHAIPGTVLQGSRLAEGKPRLNNGVGRFVESLLDRPHEDAILILYGYNDARYTAAPETMNVAGFVRDYSRILKALIAAGHGQRIAIGSPPYIPDAGFSVGSAGFTGQTRQGFERYVEAVRELGRQFPVFYAPVYERMMDHGDGLLASPDITHPNDAGHRVIFEAFRDAAL from the coding sequence ATGAGGTTTGCGGAGCATCTGAAATCGCTGGAAATTTCCGGTACCCGCGTGTTCGGCGACAGCATCACCGCTGGCTTCAACGCCTCCCGGGCCGAACTTGCCTGGCCGGCTCTGTTTGCCGATGGGGTGGATGGCTTCCCCATCCGCAATCACGCCATTCCGGGAACGGTGTTGCAGGGCTCAAGGCTCGCCGAGGGAAAGCCGAGGCTGAATAACGGAGTCGGAAGGTTTGTTGAATCACTTCTTGATCGGCCGCACGAGGACGCGATCCTGATCCTCTACGGCTACAATGACGCTCGATACACTGCGGCTCCCGAAACCATGAACGTCGCAGGCTTTGTGCGGGATTATAGCCGTATCCTGAAGGCCCTGATCGCCGCCGGACATGGGCAAAGGATCGCGATCGGCAGCCCGCCCTATATTCCGGATGCCGGGTTCTCGGTTGGAAGCGCAGGGTTCACCGGTCAGACTCGCCAGGGCTTTGAGCGTTATGTGGAAGCGGTCCGCGAGCTTGGCCGGCAATTCCCGGTTTTTTACGCCCCGGTCTACGAAAGGATGATGGACCACGGCGACGGACTTCTCGCCTCGCCCGACATCACCCACCCCAACGACGCCGGCCACCGGGTGATCTTCGAAGCATTCCGCGATGCCGCACTGTGA
- a CDS encoding mandelate racemase/muconate lactonizing enzyme family protein, which translates to MPKNFVDAIVSVETFIISIPREVPYLGPLKEGEAINARGYLIRKGNRTIYPSTDMTLLVKVTGESGKVGWGECYGIVAPEATKAIIDDVLGPVIIGRDPGDAAVIHEDLYDLMRVRGFFGGYYLDALAGVDIALWDLTGKNLNVPVSTLLGGRRHDTIRAYVSGLPKATLKERCDLAVHWVGKGYKGIKFAAVVSEEDIVKEMAALREAVGPSIDLMVDLHWKFEAGEAIRIIRRLEPYNLYFAEAPVQPENLEGQARVAAGIGVPLALGEELRTTYEYRPRFEKRAMSIVQPEMGHTGITEFIRIGQMAQAFHMNIMPHASISVGIFMAASLQAASALQNVPYHEYQHSIFDRNLTYTKGDMASGEGTYVVPTGAGLGVEPKEDVFEFVVRR; encoded by the coding sequence ATGCCGAAAAACTTCGTCGATGCGATCGTCTCGGTCGAGACCTTCATCATCTCCATTCCCCGCGAGGTGCCTTATCTTGGGCCTCTGAAGGAAGGCGAGGCGATCAACGCGCGCGGTTACCTGATCCGCAAGGGCAACCGCACCATCTATCCCTCGACCGACATGACGCTGCTGGTCAAGGTCACCGGCGAGAGCGGCAAGGTCGGCTGGGGCGAGTGTTATGGGATCGTGGCGCCGGAGGCGACCAAGGCGATCATCGACGACGTGCTAGGCCCGGTCATCATCGGCCGCGATCCGGGCGATGCGGCGGTCATCCACGAGGACCTCTACGACCTGATGCGGGTGCGCGGTTTCTTCGGCGGCTATTATCTCGACGCGCTGGCGGGGGTCGATATCGCCCTCTGGGACCTGACCGGCAAGAACCTGAATGTGCCGGTCTCGACGCTGCTCGGCGGGCGGCGGCACGATACGATCCGCGCCTATGTCTCGGGTCTGCCGAAAGCGACGCTGAAGGAGCGTTGCGATCTGGCCGTCCATTGGGTTGGCAAGGGCTACAAGGGCATCAAGTTCGCGGCGGTGGTTTCCGAGGAGGATATCGTCAAGGAAATGGCGGCTCTGCGCGAAGCGGTAGGTCCGAGCATCGACCTGATGGTCGACCTGCACTGGAAGTTCGAAGCGGGCGAGGCGATCCGCATCATCCGCCGGCTCGAACCCTACAACCTCTATTTCGCCGAAGCGCCGGTACAGCCGGAAAACCTCGAAGGCCAAGCGCGGGTGGCGGCAGGCATCGGCGTGCCGCTGGCACTCGGCGAGGAATTGCGCACCACCTATGAATACAGGCCACGGTTCGAAAAGCGGGCGATGAGCATCGTGCAGCCGGAAATGGGCCATACAGGCATCACCGAGTTCATCCGCATCGGCCAGATGGCGCAGGCCTTCCACATGAACATCATGCCGCACGCATCGATCAGCGTCGGCATCTTCATGGCGGCCAGCCTGCAGGCCGCGTCGGCGCTGCAGAACGTGCCCTATCATGAATACCAGCACTCTATCTTCGACCGGAACCTCACCTATACGAAGGGCGACATGGCTTCGGGCGAGGGCACCTATGTGGTGCCGACCGGTGCCGGTCTCGGCGTCGAGCCGAAGGAGGACGTGTTCGAGTTTGTCGTCAGGCGGTGA
- a CDS encoding ABC transporter ATP-binding protein: MAKLELKDIRKSFGSAEVLKGIDLTVEDGEFVAFVGPSGCGKSTLLRLICGLDEITSGHMAIDGELVNDVPPAKRGIAMVFQSYALYPHMTVAENMGYALRLAGTPKQEIDARVVQAARKLRIDTYLERKPRQLSGGQRQRVAIGRAIVREPRIFLFDEPLSNLDASLRVEMRIEIARMKDTLGTTMVYVTHDQIEAMTLADKIVVLNSGRVEQIGSPLDLYNKPVNRFVAGFIGSPRMNFLSLGARKSEGVFVVPGGEVRLPRDLSSVPAEIGIRPEHVELVSRGAPESLAGTVTMTEHLGSDTYAYVALEGSEEMVVVRLSGDRAVKRSEPIGVHVDPVMIHVFSADGLSLASARPVALEAA; encoded by the coding sequence ATGGCCAAGCTTGAACTCAAAGACATCCGCAAATCCTTCGGCTCGGCAGAGGTGCTGAAGGGCATCGACCTGACGGTCGAAGACGGCGAATTCGTCGCTTTCGTCGGTCCGTCGGGCTGCGGAAAATCGACGCTACTGCGGCTCATCTGCGGCCTCGACGAAATCACGTCGGGCCATATGGCGATCGACGGCGAACTGGTGAACGACGTGCCGCCGGCCAAGCGCGGCATTGCCATGGTCTTCCAGTCCTACGCGCTCTATCCGCATATGACGGTTGCCGAAAACATGGGTTATGCGCTGAGACTCGCTGGCACGCCGAAGCAGGAGATCGATGCCCGCGTCGTCCAGGCGGCCAGGAAACTCCGCATCGACACCTATCTGGAGCGCAAGCCCCGCCAGCTCTCCGGCGGCCAGCGCCAGCGCGTCGCGATCGGCCGCGCCATCGTGCGCGAACCGCGCATCTTCCTGTTCGACGAGCCGCTTTCGAACCTCGACGCCTCTCTGCGCGTCGAGATGCGCATCGAGATCGCCCGGATGAAGGATACGCTCGGCACCACCATGGTCTATGTCACCCACGACCAGATCGAGGCGATGACGCTGGCCGACAAAATCGTCGTGCTGAATTCCGGTCGCGTCGAGCAGATCGGCTCGCCGCTCGATCTCTACAACAAGCCGGTGAACCGCTTCGTTGCGGGCTTCATCGGCTCGCCGCGCATGAATTTCCTGAGCCTCGGCGCCAGGAAGAGCGAAGGCGTCTTTGTCGTTCCGGGCGGAGAGGTGCGTCTGCCGCGTGACTTGTCTTCGGTGCCGGCGGAGATCGGCATCCGGCCGGAGCATGTGGAGCTGGTGAGCCGCGGCGCGCCGGAATCGCTGGCCGGCACCGTCACCATGACCGAGCATCTCGGCAGCGACACCTATGCCTATGTGGCGCTCGAAGGCTCCGAAGAGATGGTCGTCGTCCGCCTGTCCGGCGACCGCGCCGTCAAGCGCAGCGAGCCGATCGGCGTGCATGTCGATCCGGTGATGATTCATGTCTTTTCCGCCGATGGCCTTTCGCTTGCCTCTGCGCGTCCCGTTGCCCTGGAGGCCGCATGA
- a CDS encoding SMP-30/gluconolactonase/LRE family protein: protein MAKVQLEAIDKDVANDTGGVPGVQALTRGIQIVDAVAAEARGLRFTELLDQTQLPKGTLHRLLQALVDERLLHFDTRDQVYRLAPRLFQWAHKVWDNFDLRGAAEPELARLRDLTGEAIRLGVLDGGSVLYIDQREVPQPLRLNNGVGSRAAPHASGLGKAILAHLSLEKRRALLDGIELERLTPNTIVNAEELSRQLDLTKARGYAVSVDEQHIGISSVAAPVLNHRGEPIGAIGIIGPSFRLPVDRLHAFGRDVIEAARRTSGNFGEFPMSLAVKPRPLGPDRADVRCVIPASTFLGEGPHWSPEHKKLYFVDILAPAVHTGDPVKGTYTSMQLPELIGFVIPRARGGFVAAMHGEIRGIDLSTGDITTISRPEADRPGNRFNDGKCDRRGRLWAGTLAIDTTPDQGRLWRIDPDGRSREMDRGFHVSNGLGWSPDDRTFYFTDTNRQTVYAYDFDIESGEVANRRTFITVPEAEGKPDGMTVDAEGFVWIAHWDGWCVTRYDPQGKVERVINLPIPRPTSCVFGGPDMQTLFVTSARIRLSAAQLSEAPLSGSVFSIDTGIKGQAAQMFAG, encoded by the coding sequence ATGGCCAAGGTACAACTGGAAGCGATCGACAAGGATGTCGCCAATGATACGGGCGGCGTGCCGGGTGTTCAGGCGCTGACGCGCGGCATCCAGATCGTCGATGCCGTGGCGGCGGAAGCCCGCGGCCTGCGCTTCACCGAACTGCTCGACCAGACGCAACTGCCCAAGGGCACGCTGCACCGGCTGCTGCAGGCGCTGGTCGACGAGCGGCTGCTCCACTTCGATACGCGCGACCAAGTCTACCGGTTGGCGCCGCGGCTGTTCCAATGGGCCCACAAGGTCTGGGACAATTTCGATCTGCGCGGCGCGGCCGAACCGGAACTGGCGCGGCTTCGCGACCTGACCGGCGAGGCGATCCGTCTTGGCGTGCTCGACGGCGGCAGCGTCCTTTACATCGACCAGCGGGAGGTGCCGCAGCCGCTGCGCCTCAACAACGGTGTCGGTTCACGGGCAGCACCGCATGCCAGCGGCCTGGGCAAGGCCATCCTGGCGCATCTGTCGCTCGAAAAGCGCCGCGCATTGCTCGACGGCATCGAACTGGAGCGACTGACCCCGAACACGATCGTCAACGCCGAGGAACTCAGCCGCCAGCTCGATCTCACCAAGGCCCGCGGTTATGCCGTCTCGGTCGACGAACAGCATATCGGCATTTCCTCGGTCGCAGCCCCTGTCCTCAACCACCGCGGGGAGCCGATTGGTGCGATCGGCATTATCGGCCCGTCCTTCCGCCTGCCGGTCGACCGGCTGCACGCTTTCGGCCGGGACGTCATCGAGGCAGCCCGCCGCACATCCGGCAATTTTGGAGAGTTTCCCATGTCGCTTGCGGTCAAGCCGCGTCCTCTCGGCCCCGATCGCGCCGACGTGCGCTGCGTCATTCCGGCAAGCACGTTTCTCGGCGAAGGTCCGCACTGGTCGCCCGAGCACAAGAAGCTCTATTTCGTCGATATTCTGGCGCCGGCCGTGCATACCGGCGATCCGGTGAAGGGCACCTATACCTCCATGCAGTTGCCGGAACTGATCGGTTTTGTCATCCCTCGCGCTCGCGGCGGTTTCGTCGCCGCCATGCATGGCGAGATTCGCGGCATCGATCTTTCGACCGGCGATATCACGACGATCTCGCGGCCGGAGGCAGACCGTCCCGGCAATCGTTTCAACGACGGCAAGTGCGACCGTCGCGGCAGGCTTTGGGCCGGTACGCTTGCGATCGACACGACGCCGGACCAAGGTCGGCTCTGGAGGATCGATCCGGACGGGCGGTCGCGGGAGATGGATCGCGGTTTCCACGTCTCGAACGGGCTTGGCTGGAGCCCGGACGACCGCACCTTCTACTTCACCGATACCAACCGGCAGACGGTCTATGCCTATGATTTCGATATCGAAAGCGGTGAGGTCGCAAACCGCCGGACCTTCATCACGGTGCCGGAAGCCGAGGGCAAGCCGGACGGCATGACGGTCGATGCGGAAGGTTTCGTTTGGATCGCCCATTGGGACGGCTGGTGTGTTACCCGCTACGATCCGCAGGGCAAGGTCGAGCGGGTGATCAATCTGCCGATACCGCGCCCGACGAGCTGCGTCTTCGGCGGTCCCGACATGCAGACGCTGTTCGTGACGTCCGCCCGCATCCGGTTGTCGGCAGCGCAGCTTTCCGAAGCGCCGCTCTCCGGCAGCGTGTTTTCCATCGATACCGGCATCAAGGGCCAGGCAGCCCAGATGTTCGCGGGCTGA
- a CDS encoding SDR family NAD(P)-dependent oxidoreductase, with the protein MTIHPELIAKVEVEAATYPSLKDKGVLITGGGSGIGASLVEHFCAQGCKVGFLDLDANVADETAETVGRKTGNTPFYRAADLRDIDALKEGIEALRSEIGPIRVLVNNAGNDDRMPLEDVTPDYWDERFQTNLRHQFFAVQAVVPEMAELGGGSVINMGSISWMRGAAGLIFYTTAKSAVMGMTKSLARELGARNIRVNSIAPGWVLTERQVERAKRVYQGKFSEYLEVQCLKEHLLPPDIARMALFLAADDSRLITSQTFIVDGGVV; encoded by the coding sequence ATGACCATCCATCCCGAACTCATTGCAAAGGTTGAGGTCGAGGCCGCGACATATCCGAGCCTCAAGGACAAGGGCGTGCTGATCACCGGCGGAGGATCGGGCATCGGCGCGTCGCTTGTCGAGCATTTCTGCGCCCAGGGCTGCAAGGTCGGCTTTCTCGACCTTGATGCCAATGTGGCCGACGAGACGGCCGAAACGGTCGGCAGGAAGACCGGCAATACCCCGTTCTATCGTGCGGCGGATCTGCGTGACATCGACGCCCTGAAGGAAGGGATCGAGGCACTCCGATCCGAGATCGGCCCTATCCGAGTGCTCGTCAACAATGCCGGCAATGACGACCGCATGCCGCTCGAAGACGTGACGCCGGACTATTGGGACGAACGTTTCCAGACCAACCTGCGCCACCAGTTCTTCGCCGTGCAGGCCGTCGTGCCGGAGATGGCGGAACTTGGCGGCGGGTCGGTCATCAACATGGGCTCGATCTCGTGGATGCGCGGCGCTGCCGGCCTGATCTTCTATACGACCGCCAAATCCGCCGTCATGGGCATGACCAAGTCGCTCGCCCGCGAACTGGGGGCACGCAATATCCGCGTCAACTCGATTGCGCCCGGCTGGGTGCTGACCGAGCGCCAGGTGGAGCGCGCCAAGCGTGTCTATCAGGGCAAGTTTTCCGAATACCTCGAGGTCCAGTGCCTCAAGGAGCATCTGCTGCCGCCCGATATCGCCCGCATGGCGCTGTTTCTGGCAGCGGACGATTCCCGCCTCATCACGTCACAGACATTCATCGTCGATGGCGGCGTCGTCTAA
- a CDS encoding carbohydrate ABC transporter permease, translating into MFDLSSRQAKIVFFAALAVIGFFLFFPLYWLVISSLKANAELYRVVPTPFPTMPSLEHFIRALTTGKLPMYLMNSLITSTCSAALVTLLALYAGFSFAKYRYFGRQPVMLFMLSAQMFPFGLLLISIYPLMSELNLLDTRPGLILSYIVFALPVSTYMLYSYFSQVPDELIDAARADGASDLRIFHTIVIPISIPPIVTVFLYSFMWSWNDLLYSMTLIVSDEKRTIGPGLLLTYLNEVNSDWGGAMAASLIASAPIVVAFMFLQRYFIQGVTAGAVK; encoded by the coding sequence ATGTTCGACCTTTCCTCCCGTCAGGCAAAAATCGTCTTCTTTGCCGCCCTTGCTGTGATCGGCTTCTTCCTGTTCTTCCCGCTCTACTGGCTGGTGATCTCGTCCCTGAAGGCGAATGCCGAGCTCTACCGGGTCGTGCCGACGCCGTTTCCGACCATGCCGAGCCTTGAGCATTTCATCCGGGCGCTGACCACCGGCAAACTGCCGATGTACCTGATGAACAGCCTGATCACCTCGACCTGCAGCGCCGCGCTGGTCACCCTTCTGGCGCTCTATGCCGGCTTCAGCTTCGCCAAATACCGCTATTTCGGCCGCCAACCGGTGATGCTGTTCATGCTCTCGGCGCAGATGTTCCCGTTCGGCCTGCTGCTGATCTCGATCTACCCGCTGATGAGCGAACTGAACCTGCTCGACACCCGGCCGGGACTGATCCTCAGCTATATCGTCTTCGCGCTGCCGGTCTCCACCTACATGCTCTACAGCTATTTTTCCCAGGTGCCGGACGAACTGATCGACGCGGCGCGGGCGGATGGGGCAAGCGATCTCAGGATCTTCCACACGATCGTCATCCCGATCTCGATCCCGCCGATCGTCACGGTCTTTCTCTATTCCTTCATGTGGTCGTGGAACGACCTTCTCTATTCGATGACGCTGATCGTCTCGGACGAGAAGCGCACCATCGGGCCGGGCCTGCTTCTTACCTATCTCAACGAGGTCAATTCCGACTGGGGCGGCGCCATGGCGGCATCGCTGATCGCGTCCGCGCCCATCGTCGTGGCCTTCATGTTCCTCCAACGTTATTTCATTCAGGGCGTCACCGCCGGAGCAGTCAAATGA
- a CDS encoding carbohydrate ABC transporter permease, with amino-acid sequence MAVIENNVGAYPVSPHANRGGLKAGQNRIGLLLLLPAAIAFAAVILYPFLSALGLSLFEYTVEMMEPRFIGFENFYKIASDPDVWAAFWTTAIYVVLTTTGTLVAGLGWALIMNQPFAGRAVLRSLSLLPWVLPSTVSAFIWGWIFNSRYGVLNAFLMELGLIDYPQAWLSTPEGAMLAVVLTKIWLSIPLFMSFFLAGLQNLDKEQIDAARVDGAGNWAVLRDHILPHLRPVLMIVVVLGVIGNLQQFDTIYALTGGGPVRATTVLSVEVYRRAFEQWDIGFASAVGVLWVAALLPPAFLYLRMLVKGN; translated from the coding sequence ATGGCCGTGATCGAAAACAATGTCGGTGCCTATCCGGTCTCGCCGCATGCGAACCGTGGGGGCCTGAAAGCGGGGCAGAACCGCATCGGGCTGCTTCTGCTGCTGCCGGCGGCGATCGCCTTTGCCGCGGTCATCCTCTATCCGTTTCTGTCGGCGCTTGGCCTGTCGCTGTTCGAATACACCGTCGAGATGATGGAGCCGCGTTTCATCGGCTTCGAGAATTTTTACAAGATCGCATCGGATCCCGATGTCTGGGCGGCGTTCTGGACGACGGCCATCTATGTGGTGTTGACGACAACGGGCACGCTGGTCGCCGGTCTCGGCTGGGCGCTGATCATGAACCAGCCGTTTGCCGGCCGCGCGGTGCTGCGGTCGCTGTCGCTGCTGCCCTGGGTGCTGCCCTCTACGGTCAGCGCCTTCATCTGGGGCTGGATCTTCAATTCCCGCTACGGCGTGCTGAACGCCTTCCTGATGGAGCTTGGCCTGATCGACTACCCGCAGGCCTGGTTGTCGACGCCCGAAGGCGCCATGCTCGCGGTGGTGCTGACCAAGATCTGGCTCTCCATCCCGCTTTTCATGTCCTTTTTCCTGGCCGGCCTGCAGAACCTCGACAAGGAGCAGATCGATGCGGCGCGCGTCGACGGCGCCGGCAACTGGGCGGTGCTGCGCGACCATATCCTGCCGCATCTGCGCCCGGTTCTGATGATCGTCGTGGTTCTCGGCGTGATCGGCAATCTGCAGCAGTTCGACACCATTTACGCGCTGACCGGTGGTGGTCCGGTGCGGGCGACGACGGTTCTGTCCGTCGAGGTCTATCGCCGCGCTTTCGAGCAGTGGGATATCGGCTTTGCCTCCGCCGTCGGCGTGCTCTGGGTTGCGGCGCTCCTGCCGCCTGCCTTCCTCTATCTGCGCATGCTGGTGAAAGGAAACTGA